The nucleotide window AGAACGCGATAAGAAAGCCCCTAAGCACCATAGCCAGACAATTGGCTTTAGAATTGTCTATTCTGAAGGCATTTAATATAAACTCTTTTGTTTTTGCTACATTGTAAACCATGAAGATGCTTAAATCTATGGTTTCCCCTGTTGCAAGAGTGGTGCTGCCGATTCTTGCTGTCTTGGCAATGACTGCCTGCGAAGAAGATGAAAAGTCGGATCCGCTTCCGAATCTTCCGCCTATCGAAATTCCGAAAGAAGTGCCGGGACTTTATTCCGGTAGCTTGCCCTGCGATGACTGTACGAGCCGTATGGTGCGTATGACGCTGGGCGAAGACAGTACCGTAGAAGCGATCCAGCTGGTGTTGCGCGATACCATGGAGACGGATTCCCTGAAGGGTACGTACACTGTTTCCGATAGCACCATCAAGGTGACTCTTGCAGGTGACAAGGGACATTGGAATTTTAAGCGTGCCAAGTTTGGCAATTTGCAATACATGACGGCTGCCGGTACCGTTTACGAAGACAAGGACGGCATGAAGGCTGAAATGATTCGCATTTTTAAGGTGAAGCCGAGGCCTGCTGCAAAGGATTCCGCTAAAGAAGTGATAACGGATTCTACAGCCGCAGATACGGTGAAGAAGGAAGAACAGCCCAAGGAGTAACTTATGCAGTGTACAGCACTTGTCATTGACGACGAACCGCTTGCCCGCAAGCGCATGATTTCGCTTTTGGAACCTTATTCTTCTGAGATTGAAATTTTAGGCGAAGCAGGTTCTGGCGCCCAGGCGGTCAAGATGATTCATGAGATGATTCCTGACGTGGTGTTTCTGGATATCCAGATGCCGGACATGGATGCTTTCGAAGTGCTGCATTCCTTGCAGGGTGACGATGTTCCCCTGGTGATTTTTACCACGGCCTTCGACAACTTTGCGCTCAAGGCCTTCGAAGAAAACACGGTGGATTACCTTTTGAAGCCGGTGGCTCCTGAACGTTTGGCTGCCGCTATTGAAAAGCTGCGCAAGGCAATTCCGCAGGTCGACGACACGACGATTCCTGCCGACTTGAACTGGGAAAAGCTGCGTAACCTGGTGGATATGAGCGGTCTCTACTTGCAGCGTTTGCAGGTGAAAGTGGGTGATCGTATCGTGTTCGTGAACATTGACGAAGTGATTCGTTTCCATAGCGAAGAAAAGTACACGACCGTCTACACCGTGAACGGACAGTACGTGATTGACACGCCGCTGGTGGAACTGGAAAAGAAACTGGACCCGAAGCATTTTACCCGCGTTCACCGTTCCCATATCGTGGCGATTGACTACATTGCCGAATGCCGTAAAGGCGACGCTGGCCGTATGGTGATGGTGCTTCGCGACAAGGCCGCCACCCAGTTGGTGGTTAGCCGTTCCTTGGTCAAGAAGATTAGAACGCTTTAAAATTTGATAAAAGTTGTGGATGGGGCAATTTTTCTAAATTGCTTCTATAATTCTAGTCTTTAACGTTGAATTTTATGGAAAAAGATAAACAGCCGTTTTCGGCGAAGAAATTTTTGAAGGGCCTGCTCCGGGAAATCATCGTCCCGGTGGCGCTTGCGTTGATTGTAATCCAGTATGTGATTCAGGCTTTCCAGATTCCTAGCGGGTCTATGGAAGATACTTTGCATACGGGTGATTTTTTGCTGGGCCTCAAGTTCACTTATGGTTCGCCCATTCCGTTCAGCAACCAGAAGTTCCCCGGCTATGCATACCCTGCCAAGGGCGACGTGGTGATTTTCCGCTACCCGGGCGAGCCGGAATATCCTGATGGCAATCCGCAGCGTTATACGCACTTGTTTAACGCGCTCATGTTCGGCAACCTTTATTGGGACCATCAGCCCGGTGCCGGTCAACCGCACCTGATTCACTACGCCGATGGCCCGAAGGATTACATCAAGCGTTGTGTTGCGGTGAGTGGCGATACGGTTGCTGTTCACAAGGGCCGTCTCTTTGTGAATGGAGAAATGCAGATCTCTTTGCCGGGTCGTGGCAAGTATACGGCTTCGGCCCGAACCTTCTCTCCCCGCGATGAACGCGAAGAGTTTGTGGTGCCGTCCGTGGGTGATTCTTTTACGGTAAGCGAAATGTCGCTGGAAAAGCTGTGGTGGCTGCGCTCCCTGGTAGCTCAGGAAAATCCTGACGAAACGGTGACGCTGGATATTTCGTTGTGGAAGGATTCCGTAGAAATCAACAATTATGATTTTGAAAACTTCAAGATTCCGGTTGAAAACGATCGCGGCTTAGCCTTGAATGAATTCTTTAGCAGGAACCGTATGGTGCTGCAGCAACGCCTTACCCAAGGCGATACGATTTCGGGCGTGATGTCGTTCAACTACTTTAAGGAACTGGCCCGTATGGCGTACTTGCCGATGATTGACCCGAATGTTCAGGGTGGATTCATGCGTCCGGTAAGCTACATGGCGTTTGAAGGCTCATTGCTGCGAGACCTTGAAGGCAACGTAGCTTTGCTGAACAAAGCTGAAGAAGACAATGCCGGAACCGTGGAACTTGTAGATGTTGACGCTCCGCAAGACGGAGCAAAG belongs to Fibrobacter sp. UWT2 and includes:
- a CDS encoding copper resistance protein NlpE N-terminal domain-containing protein, whose product is MKMLKSMVSPVARVVLPILAVLAMTACEEDEKSDPLPNLPPIEIPKEVPGLYSGSLPCDDCTSRMVRMTLGEDSTVEAIQLVLRDTMETDSLKGTYTVSDSTIKVTLAGDKGHWNFKRAKFGNLQYMTAAGTVYEDKDGMKAEMIRIFKVKPRPAAKDSAKEVITDSTAADTVKKEEQPKE
- a CDS encoding LytTR family DNA-binding domain-containing protein, with protein sequence MQCTALVIDDEPLARKRMISLLEPYSSEIEILGEAGSGAQAVKMIHEMIPDVVFLDIQMPDMDAFEVLHSLQGDDVPLVIFTTAFDNFALKAFEENTVDYLLKPVAPERLAAAIEKLRKAIPQVDDTTIPADLNWEKLRNLVDMSGLYLQRLQVKVGDRIVFVNIDEVIRFHSEEKYTTVYTVNGQYVIDTPLVELEKKLDPKHFTRVHRSHIVAIDYIAECRKGDAGRMVMVLRDKAATQLVVSRSLVKKIRTL
- the lepB gene encoding signal peptidase I, which encodes MEKDKQPFSAKKFLKGLLREIIVPVALALIVIQYVIQAFQIPSGSMEDTLHTGDFLLGLKFTYGSPIPFSNQKFPGYAYPAKGDVVIFRYPGEPEYPDGNPQRYTHLFNALMFGNLYWDHQPGAGQPHLIHYADGPKDYIKRCVAVSGDTVAVHKGRLFVNGEMQISLPGRGKYTASARTFSPRDEREEFVVPSVGDSFTVSEMSLEKLWWLRSLVAQENPDETVTLDISLWKDSVEINNYDFENFKIPVENDRGLALNEFFSRNRMVLQQRLTQGDTISGVMSFNYFKELARMAYLPMIDPNVQGGFMRPVSYMAFEGSLLRDLEGNVALLNKAEEDNAGTVELVDVDAPQDGAKTVEGVAGDTLDAPAKSKFEIRRQLLVGGKPIESYVVKTPQFFMMGDNRDNSADSRYWGFVSLRNIRAKAFVIYFSFENDDEAFALKNPFTWWRLPFRIRWGRLGKIIQMID